In Salmo trutta chromosome 37, fSalTru1.1, whole genome shotgun sequence, the following proteins share a genomic window:
- the LOC115177303 gene encoding prostaglandin reductase 3 — translation MSTSFLLRNGKRVFSVIGGGCRGTDALSGVHSIARRFIIDLSYSTHFMDFKGSSIPSSMKKLVVTKLSQNFRDAVALQTVPVPTPGDGDLLVRNRFVGINASDINYSAGRYDPTVKPPFDAGFEGVGEVVGLGLSASARYTVGDTVAYFADGAFAEYTVIPMIKTVPVPAVKPEFLTLLLSGATAYIAMKRLGDLVKGETVLVTAAAGGTGQFAVQFAKQAGCHVVGTCSSNEKAGFLKTIGCDRPINYTSEDLSATLRKEYPQGLDVVYESIGGRIFDMAVNNLANKGRLIVIGFISGYQTASGVPTVKGGTLPVKLLQKSASVRGFFLPHFLADYKEAMGSMMQMFAKGKLVCEVDCGDMAPEGRFVGLESVFRAVDYMYAGKNVGKVVVEVTPPSLDSKL, via the exons ATGTCCACCTCTTTCTTATTGAGAAACGGTAAGAGGGTGTTTTCAGTAATCGGCGGGGGGTGCAGAGGAACCGACGCACTTTCTGGAGTTCATTCCATAGCGCGCCGCTTCATTATAGATTTGTCATACTCCACGCACTTCATGGATTTTAAAGGTTCCTCGATACCGAGCTCCATGAAAAAGCTGGTCGTAACGAAGCTCAGCCAGAATTTCAGAGACGCCGTTGCCTTGCAAACTGTTCCAGTCCCGACACCTGGCGACGGGGACTTGCTAGTCAGAAATCG ATTTGTTGGAATCAATGCCTCGGACATCAACTACTCAGCAGGCCGCTACGACCCTACGGTCAAGCCACCGTTTGACGCCGGGTTCGAGGGCGTTGGCGAGGTGGTCGGACTCGGCCTGAGTGCCAGCGCCCGCTACACCGTTGGCGACACCGTGGCCTACTTTGCCGATGGGGCCTTTGCAGAGTACACGGTGATACCCATGATCAAGACCGTACCCGTACCCGCGGTGAAGCCAGAGTTCCTCACCCTGCTGTTAAGCGGTGCCACGGCTTATATCGCCATGAAGCGGCTTGGCGACCTGGTGAAGGGCGAGACTGTGCTGGTGACGGCCGCTGCCGGTGGCACGGGACAGTTCGCCGTGCAGTTTGCCAAACAGGCCGGCTGCCATGTTGTGGGCACCTGCTCCTCCAACGAGAAGGCTGGCTTCTTAAAGACCATTGGCTGCGACAGGCCCATCAACTACacgtctgaggacctgagcgccACGCTGCGCAAAGAGTACCCACAAGGCCTGGACGTAGTCTACGAGTCCATAGGCGGCAGAATCTTTGACATGGCGGTCAACAATCTGGCCAATAAGGGCAGGCTGATCGTGATAGGGTTCATCTCAGGGTACCAAACGGCATCAGGGGTCCCAACTGTTAAAGGAGGGACTCTGCCCGTGAAGCTGCTCCAGAAGTCAGCCAGCGTGAGGGGGTTCTTCCTACCTCACTTCCTGGCTGACTACAAGGAGGCGATGGGAAGCATGATGCAGATGTTTGCTAAAGGGAAGCTGGTGTGTGAAGTGGACTGTGGGGACATGGCCCCCGAAGGCCGTTTCGTGGGGCTGGAGTCCGTCTTTAGGGCTGTGGACTACATGTACGCTGGGAAAAACGTTGGAAAGGTGGTGGTTGAGGTGACTCCACCCTCACTGGACAGCAAACTGTGA